A portion of the Pseudarthrobacter sp. L1SW genome contains these proteins:
- a CDS encoding leucyl aminopeptidase has protein sequence MVKNTEINLSTLSRDLKKSPSDAVVIGVGQGADGPVLLENPLTARSAEALADSLKALGVTGAADQLVRLPGLPETGAGVLVLAGVGKVSAAEPLAGEALRRAAGSAIRQLAGFATVALAFPTATVTDVAAVAEGAAMGAYSFTEFRTSRDGLKDPVRNAVIFTDLADQKELGPVLKRAALIGKAVNATRSLVNQPPSHLYPESFAEAAKDLAKGLPVKVTVWDEKRLEKEGFGGIMGVGKGSARQPRLVKVEYSPAKATSKIALVGKGITFDTGGISIKPALGMGDMKSDMAGAAVVLNTVLALAGLGLPVKATAWLCIAENMPSGAASRPADVLTMFGGKTVEVLNTDAEGRLVMADGIVAASAEYPDAIIDVATLTGAQLIALGNRTAGVMGSDSVTGPLKAAADRAGELVWPMPLPEELRPSLDSQVADLANIGERHGGMMTAAVFLREFVGKGKDGEQIPWAHIDIAGPSFNNGSPYGYTHKQGTGCTVRTLVAYVEDILAAAA, from the coding sequence GTGGTCAAGAATACTGAAATCAACCTTAGTACCCTCTCGCGGGACCTGAAGAAGAGCCCCAGCGACGCGGTGGTCATAGGCGTTGGGCAGGGTGCAGACGGTCCCGTCCTCCTGGAGAACCCGCTGACTGCCAGGTCCGCCGAGGCACTCGCGGATTCGCTCAAGGCGCTCGGGGTCACGGGCGCGGCCGACCAGCTGGTGCGCCTGCCGGGCCTGCCGGAGACCGGCGCGGGTGTCCTGGTCCTGGCCGGCGTGGGCAAGGTATCGGCTGCGGAACCGCTTGCCGGGGAAGCACTGCGCCGGGCGGCCGGTTCCGCCATCCGCCAGCTCGCCGGTTTCGCCACGGTCGCGTTGGCGTTTCCGACGGCGACAGTCACCGACGTCGCAGCGGTGGCCGAAGGTGCCGCCATGGGGGCCTATTCCTTCACCGAGTTCCGGACCTCCAGGGACGGCCTGAAGGATCCGGTCCGCAATGCGGTTATTTTCACCGACCTGGCTGACCAGAAGGAACTTGGCCCCGTCCTTAAGAGGGCGGCGTTGATCGGGAAGGCGGTCAACGCCACCCGTTCCCTGGTGAACCAGCCGCCCAGCCACCTCTACCCCGAGTCCTTCGCCGAAGCTGCAAAGGACCTGGCCAAGGGCCTGCCCGTCAAGGTGACCGTCTGGGACGAGAAGCGCCTCGAGAAGGAGGGCTTCGGCGGCATCATGGGCGTGGGCAAGGGCTCCGCCCGCCAGCCGCGCCTCGTCAAGGTGGAATACTCTCCCGCCAAGGCAACGTCAAAGATCGCGCTCGTCGGCAAGGGCATCACCTTTGACACTGGCGGAATCTCCATCAAGCCGGCCCTTGGCATGGGCGACATGAAGAGCGACATGGCGGGCGCCGCCGTCGTCCTTAATACTGTGCTGGCCCTCGCGGGACTCGGCCTGCCGGTTAAGGCAACCGCCTGGCTGTGCATCGCCGAGAACATGCCCTCCGGCGCCGCATCACGTCCGGCTGACGTCCTGACGATGTTCGGCGGCAAGACCGTGGAGGTCCTGAACACCGACGCCGAAGGGCGCCTGGTCATGGCCGACGGCATCGTTGCCGCCAGCGCCGAGTACCCGGACGCCATCATCGACGTCGCAACCCTCACCGGGGCGCAGTTGATCGCCCTGGGAAACCGGACCGCGGGCGTCATGGGATCGGACAGCGTGACCGGCCCGCTCAAGGCCGCAGCGGACCGGGCCGGAGAGCTCGTGTGGCCGATGCCGCTTCCCGAGGAATTGCGGCCCAGCCTTGATTCCCAGGTGGCCGACCTCGCGAACATCGGCGAACGCCACGGCGGCATGATGACCGCGGCCGTTTTCCTCCGTGAGTTCGTGGGTAAGGGCAAGGACGGGGAACAGATCCCCTGGGCCCACATCGACATCGCCGGGCCCTCCTTCAATAACGGGAGCCCCTATGGCTACACGCACAAGCAGGGAACGGGCTGCACGGTCCGGACGCTGGTGGCCTACGTGGAGGACATCCTGGCTGCTGCTGCCTGA
- a CDS encoding proteasome assembly chaperone family protein: protein MLERISGSLLDPGALYASNIGLFHSPGLRGLNLVMGFTGFADAGHVVKQINAELLDSLDAEPVAVFDADQLIDYRSRRPHLTFVEDHLQDYQEPKLALYRLVDGLGKPFLLLAGFEPDLQWERFARAVVGIVEQLDVNLVTWIHSIPMPVPHTRPVGVTVHGNRPELIEGISVWKPTVEVPAAVGHILELRLMEAGRNVAGYVIHVPQYLAEAEYPTAAVAGLEYLGAAASLMLPSDRLREAGREVSRQIAEQIDASEEVQQVVSRLETRYDEKAEGTVRRSLLADENDELPNADDLGAAVEAYLARENPGQ, encoded by the coding sequence GTGCTTGAACGGATCTCCGGCTCCCTGCTGGACCCCGGCGCGCTCTACGCGAGCAACATTGGGCTATTCCACAGCCCCGGGCTCCGCGGGCTGAACCTGGTGATGGGCTTCACCGGATTCGCCGATGCCGGCCACGTGGTGAAGCAGATCAACGCGGAGTTGCTGGACTCGCTCGACGCCGAGCCGGTGGCGGTGTTCGATGCCGACCAGCTGATCGACTACCGCTCGCGCAGGCCGCACCTGACGTTCGTGGAGGACCACCTCCAGGATTACCAGGAACCGAAACTGGCCCTGTACCGCCTCGTCGACGGGCTGGGTAAGCCTTTCCTCCTGCTGGCCGGCTTCGAACCGGACCTGCAGTGGGAACGCTTCGCACGCGCCGTGGTGGGCATCGTGGAGCAACTGGATGTCAACCTGGTCACCTGGATCCACTCCATTCCGATGCCGGTTCCGCACACCCGCCCGGTGGGCGTCACGGTGCACGGGAACCGGCCGGAGCTGATCGAAGGCATCTCCGTGTGGAAGCCCACCGTGGAGGTTCCCGCAGCCGTGGGCCACATCCTCGAACTCCGCCTGATGGAGGCCGGACGGAATGTGGCCGGTTATGTCATCCACGTGCCCCAGTACCTGGCCGAGGCGGAATACCCCACGGCCGCCGTCGCCGGCCTGGAATACCTTGGCGCAGCCGCCTCGCTGATGCTGCCCTCGGACAGGCTCCGCGAAGCGGGCCGTGAAGTCAGCCGCCAGATCGCCGAACAGATTGATGCCTCCGAGGAAGTCCAGCAGGTGGTGTCGCGGCTGGAGACCCGCTATGACGAAAAGGCGGAGGGCACAGTTCGCCGCTCGCTCCTGGCGGACGAGAACGACGAACTGCCCAATGCCGACGACCTCGGCGCCGCGGTGGAAGCGTACCTGGCACGGGAGAACCCGGGTCAATAA
- a CDS encoding nitrate/nitrite transporter, with the protein MTAPRAWLIWTIGIFGYLVAVAQRTSFGVVGLEATERFQASASAISFFTVLQLLVYAGLQIPVGLLVDRFGSRAMIAGGAALMGLGQLQLAFADTIPGGVAGRVLVGAGDAMTFISVIRLIPLWFAPARVPLVTQLTGMSGQLGQLFSVIPFAFVLHLSGWTPAFLMLAGLSAFAVVLVLLLLQDAPPGTERPHAKQGLRATGASLARAWRQPGTRLGMWSHFTIQFSGTVFAMTWGYPFLISGQGLDAGTVAALMALYVAAAMAVGPFIGRFVSRHPLRRSTMVLLIAGATAGAWAAVLLTPGQAPLWLLAGLVVVLAVGGPGSMIGFDFARTFNPAHRIGTATGIVNVGGFIAALVAIFLIGLVLDVLFASGFSNGVLYGLDPFRIALSVQFLLLGSGAAAMLVCRRKVRRQMAAQGVVVPPLRSAIARQRRENLARRRQPTPVDDAD; encoded by the coding sequence GTGACTGCACCCCGCGCCTGGCTTATCTGGACCATCGGAATTTTTGGGTACCTGGTAGCGGTGGCGCAGCGGACGTCCTTTGGCGTAGTGGGACTGGAAGCCACCGAGCGGTTCCAGGCCAGCGCGTCAGCGATCTCGTTCTTCACCGTCCTCCAGCTCCTGGTCTACGCCGGACTCCAGATTCCCGTTGGCCTGCTGGTGGACAGGTTCGGCTCTCGCGCCATGATCGCCGGCGGTGCGGCCCTGATGGGGCTGGGCCAGCTCCAGCTGGCTTTTGCCGACACCATTCCCGGGGGAGTCGCAGGCCGGGTGCTGGTGGGGGCCGGGGACGCCATGACATTCATCTCCGTGATCCGCCTCATTCCGCTGTGGTTTGCTCCTGCCCGGGTGCCCCTGGTGACCCAGCTCACGGGCATGTCAGGCCAGCTCGGTCAACTGTTCAGCGTGATCCCGTTCGCCTTCGTCCTGCATCTCTCAGGCTGGACCCCCGCGTTCCTGATGCTGGCAGGCCTGTCAGCCTTCGCCGTCGTCCTGGTCCTGCTGCTCCTGCAGGATGCACCGCCAGGCACCGAACGGCCACACGCGAAGCAGGGCCTGCGGGCTACGGGTGCGTCACTTGCCCGGGCGTGGCGCCAGCCGGGAACACGGCTGGGCATGTGGAGCCACTTCACCATCCAGTTCAGCGGCACAGTGTTTGCGATGACCTGGGGCTACCCCTTCCTCATTTCCGGCCAAGGGCTGGACGCCGGAACAGTGGCCGCACTCATGGCGCTGTACGTCGCCGCCGCAATGGCCGTAGGTCCCTTCATCGGGCGCTTCGTTTCACGGCATCCGCTGCGGCGTTCCACCATGGTCCTGCTCATTGCCGGCGCCACCGCCGGGGCATGGGCTGCCGTCCTGCTGACTCCCGGACAGGCGCCCCTGTGGCTGCTGGCCGGCCTTGTCGTGGTGCTTGCCGTCGGCGGCCCCGGCTCGATGATCGGCTTCGACTTTGCGCGGACGTTCAACCCGGCGCACCGGATCGGAACAGCGACGGGCATTGTCAACGTGGGCGGGTTCATCGCAGCCCTTGTTGCGATCTTCCTGATCGGGCTGGTGCTGGACGTCCTGTTTGCCAGCGGCTTCTCCAACGGCGTGCTGTATGGCCTGGATCCGTTCCGCATTGCGCTGAGCGTCCAGTTCCTGCTGCTCGGATCAGGTGCGGCGGCGATGCTGGTCTGCCGGCGCAAAGTGCGGCGGCAGATGGCCGCGCAGGGCGTCGTTGTTCCACCGCTGCGCAGCGCCATTGCCCGCCAGCGGCGGGAAAACCTCGCCCGTCGCCGGCAGCCAACGCCTGTGGATGACGCCGACTAG
- a CDS encoding DUF4192 family protein, with protein sequence MTPPEHLTVRSPQDVLGFIPHSLGYWPSASLVAMTLQGKRLGATLRLDLPAPEVLAQPAAFARTVCAYLEADQHADGSLLALFTNNGWLAGPDGYGSLLAELQWTLDHAGMPVRDAWYVGSEYWRDAFCADPACCPFPGRPVQEIRDSTLNAEMVYRGSSVGPPPHEQPAAVLPGSSLHCAAVREAEEAWSAELDLRRGSRGQFDAVLGLWTALINRPPGEPWLPEADRDGFLRATLLVPGWRDAVLMMAAAGRRAAEAGAEQFAIFRDECRLDPVAPPAGPPGAGPAEEVAGLGGGVSGRVLEVGVPCYGDVLMGIQPAVPDWERLDALDLVLQQLAAAGGPAAAASLTGRGWIAWCRGRGSFSAAHLAQALEIEPGYRLAELLLEMVHRGTICGWAARKEAAWQKFGPDAA encoded by the coding sequence ATGACACCTCCAGAACACCTGACAGTCCGCAGCCCGCAAGACGTCCTGGGCTTCATTCCCCATTCGCTGGGCTACTGGCCGTCCGCAAGCCTGGTTGCCATGACGTTGCAGGGCAAACGGCTGGGCGCCACGCTCAGGCTGGACCTTCCCGCTCCGGAGGTCCTTGCGCAGCCCGCCGCTTTTGCCCGGACGGTCTGCGCCTACCTTGAAGCGGACCAGCACGCCGACGGGTCGCTGTTGGCACTTTTCACGAACAACGGCTGGCTGGCGGGTCCGGACGGCTACGGCAGCCTGCTCGCGGAGTTGCAATGGACGCTGGACCATGCGGGAATGCCGGTAAGGGACGCCTGGTACGTCGGCAGCGAGTACTGGCGGGACGCCTTTTGTGCCGATCCCGCCTGCTGCCCTTTTCCAGGACGTCCGGTCCAGGAGATCCGGGACAGCACCCTGAACGCCGAAATGGTGTACCGCGGAAGCAGCGTGGGTCCGCCGCCGCATGAACAGCCGGCCGCGGTCCTGCCGGGTTCCAGCCTCCACTGTGCTGCCGTCCGGGAGGCGGAGGAGGCGTGGTCGGCGGAACTGGACCTTCGCCGAGGAAGCAGGGGGCAGTTTGACGCCGTGCTCGGGCTCTGGACGGCCCTAATTAACCGTCCGCCGGGTGAACCATGGCTTCCCGAGGCTGACCGCGACGGTTTCCTGCGGGCAACCCTGCTGGTGCCGGGATGGCGGGATGCCGTCCTGATGATGGCCGCCGCCGGACGGAGGGCAGCGGAAGCCGGGGCTGAGCAGTTCGCCATCTTTCGCGATGAGTGCCGCCTGGATCCCGTGGCGCCGCCGGCAGGACCCCCGGGAGCAGGCCCCGCCGAGGAAGTGGCCGGGCTTGGCGGTGGCGTAAGCGGCCGGGTGCTGGAGGTTGGGGTTCCTTGCTATGGCGATGTCCTGATGGGGATCCAGCCCGCCGTTCCGGACTGGGAGAGGCTCGACGCGCTGGATCTCGTACTCCAGCAGCTGGCCGCGGCCGGCGGCCCGGCAGCCGCAGCCTCGCTCACGGGAAGGGGCTGGATCGCCTGGTGCCGGGGCCGCGGTTCGTTCTCGGCAGCCCACCTGGCGCAGGCCCTTGAGATCGAACCCGGGTATCGGCTGGCCGAGCTGCTGCTGGAAATGGTCCACCGAGGCACCATCTGCGGCTGGGCGGCCCGGAAGGAAGCTGCGTGGCAGAAATTCGGTCCTGACGCCGCCTAG
- a CDS encoding RNA polymerase sigma factor, producing the protein MTPSSTKKDPAAQDELSAEEKQAATNAKRAATRAANKASAGEAADGKREPKKRGPKPGAKAAAEAAGKSAAGGADDVEEVEEELDDIILEGPEVIEEDAEADPAKGAAGSGKGFVYSDADDDDAPVQQVMSAGATADPVKDYLKQIGKVALLNAEQEVDLALRIEAGLFAEEKINADDGSMDPKYKRELEFIIHDGKRAKNHLLEANLRLVVSLAKRYTGRGMLFLDLIQEGNLGLIRAVEKFDYTKGFKFSTYATWWIRQAITRAMADQARTIRIPVHMVEVINKLARVQRQMLQDLGREPTPEELALELDMTPEKVVEVQKYGREPISLHTPLGEDGDSEFGDLIEDSEAVVPADAVSFTLLQEQLHSVLDTLSEREAGVVAMRFGLTDGQPKTLDEIGKVYGVTRERIRQIESKTMSKLRHPSRSQVLRDYLD; encoded by the coding sequence GTGACCCCGTCTTCCACGAAGAAGGACCCCGCCGCCCAGGACGAACTGTCCGCCGAGGAGAAGCAGGCTGCGACCAACGCCAAGCGGGCAGCTACGCGGGCAGCCAACAAGGCATCTGCCGGTGAGGCCGCGGACGGCAAGCGCGAGCCCAAGAAGCGCGGCCCCAAGCCCGGTGCAAAGGCAGCTGCCGAGGCTGCCGGCAAGTCTGCGGCCGGTGGCGCGGACGATGTAGAAGAAGTCGAGGAAGAGCTCGACGACATCATCCTCGAAGGACCTGAGGTCATCGAGGAGGACGCCGAAGCAGATCCAGCCAAGGGAGCTGCCGGCTCGGGCAAGGGCTTCGTCTATTCGGACGCCGACGACGACGACGCACCCGTGCAGCAGGTCATGTCCGCCGGGGCTACCGCCGACCCCGTCAAGGACTACCTGAAGCAGATCGGAAAGGTCGCGCTGCTCAACGCAGAGCAGGAAGTGGACCTGGCGCTCCGGATCGAAGCCGGCCTGTTTGCCGAGGAAAAGATCAACGCCGACGACGGCTCCATGGATCCGAAGTACAAGCGTGAGCTCGAATTCATCATCCATGACGGCAAGCGCGCCAAGAACCACCTCCTCGAAGCGAACCTCCGCCTGGTGGTCTCGCTGGCCAAGCGCTACACCGGCCGCGGCATGCTGTTCCTGGACCTCATCCAGGAAGGCAACCTGGGCCTCATCCGTGCGGTGGAGAAGTTCGACTACACCAAGGGCTTCAAGTTCTCCACCTACGCCACCTGGTGGATCCGCCAGGCGATCACCCGCGCCATGGCTGACCAGGCACGCACCATCCGTATCCCCGTGCACATGGTGGAGGTCATCAACAAGCTGGCCCGCGTCCAGCGCCAGATGCTGCAGGACCTGGGCCGCGAACCCACGCCTGAAGAGCTGGCCCTCGAACTGGACATGACTCCCGAGAAGGTTGTTGAAGTCCAGAAGTACGGCCGCGAGCCCATCTCGCTCCACACACCCCTGGGCGAGGACGGCGACTCCGAGTTCGGCGACCTGATCGAGGACTCCGAAGCCGTGGTTCCGGCGGACGCCGTGAGCTTCACGCTTCTGCAGGAGCAGCTGCACTCCGTCCTGGACACGCTGTCCGAACGCGAAGCCGGCGTCGTGGCCATGCGCTTCGGCCTGACCGATGGCCAGCCGAAGACTTTAGACGAAATCGGAAAGGTCTACGGAGTCACGCGCGAGCGTATCCGCCAGATCGAATCGAAGACCATGTCCAAGCTCCGCCACCCGTCGCGGTCGCAGGTGCTCCGGGACTACCTGGACTAA
- a CDS encoding type IIA DNA topoisomerase subunit B — translation MAPSSDYTARHLSVLEGLEAVRKRPGMYIGSTDSRGLMHCLWEIIDNSVDEALAGFGHDIRIILHADNSVEIHDDGRGIPIDKEPKTGLTGVEVVFTKLHAGGKFGGGSYTASGGLHGVGASVVNALSSRLDVEVDRGGKTYKMSFRRGEPGRFKDVGSRIDPAAPFTPFVDDSVLDVVGKAKRGVTGTRIRYWADRQIFTPDAKFSYDELAARARQTSFLVPGLKLTVRDERRVPGTAGESGPHEEVFHHDGGISEFVEFLAADPAVTDVWRLHGSGKFKETVPVLDERGHSQLAEVERDCEVDVALRWGIGYDSTVRSFVNIISTPKGGTHQSGFEQALVKTFRKAVETNARKLKAGNDKIEKDDIFAGLTAVLTVRLAEPQFEGQTKEILGTSAVRAIVAKVVEREITAKLGSANRNDKAQSALLLEKIVSEMKSRISARVHKETQRRKNALETSSMPTKLADCRTDDVGRSELFIVEGDSALGTAKLARSSDFQALLPIRGKILNVQKASVGDMLSNAECAALIQVVGAGSGRSFDISAARYGKVILMTDADVDGAHIRTLLLTLFFRYMRPMIEEGRVFAAVPPLHRVEVINAGQKANEMIYTYSEAELHVLLARLAKEGKRYKEPIQRYKGLGEMDAEQLAETTMDPRHRTLRKVGIENAKQAEEIFDLLMGSDVSPRKDFIIAGASSLDRERIDA, via the coding sequence GTGGCACCAAGTTCTGATTACACCGCCCGGCACCTGTCTGTATTGGAGGGCCTCGAGGCTGTCCGCAAGCGCCCGGGCATGTACATCGGATCCACAGACTCACGCGGACTTATGCACTGCCTCTGGGAGATCATCGACAACTCCGTGGACGAGGCCCTGGCCGGATTCGGCCACGACATCAGGATCATCCTCCACGCAGACAACTCGGTCGAGATCCACGACGACGGCCGCGGCATCCCCATCGACAAGGAACCCAAGACTGGCCTGACCGGCGTCGAGGTGGTCTTCACGAAACTCCACGCCGGCGGCAAGTTTGGCGGCGGCTCCTACACCGCCTCCGGCGGCCTGCACGGCGTCGGCGCGTCCGTGGTCAACGCGCTGTCCTCCCGCCTCGACGTCGAAGTGGACCGCGGCGGCAAAACCTACAAGATGTCCTTCCGGCGCGGCGAGCCCGGACGCTTCAAGGACGTTGGCTCCAGGATCGACCCCGCCGCACCCTTCACTCCGTTCGTGGACGATTCCGTCCTGGACGTGGTGGGCAAGGCCAAGCGCGGCGTCACGGGCACCCGCATCCGGTACTGGGCCGACCGGCAGATCTTCACCCCGGACGCCAAGTTCTCCTACGACGAACTCGCTGCCCGGGCGCGGCAAACGTCCTTCCTGGTGCCGGGCCTGAAGCTGACGGTCCGTGACGAGCGCAGGGTCCCCGGAACCGCCGGTGAGTCCGGGCCGCACGAGGAAGTCTTCCACCACGACGGCGGGATCTCCGAGTTCGTCGAGTTCCTGGCCGCAGACCCGGCCGTCACCGACGTCTGGCGGCTGCACGGCTCCGGGAAGTTCAAGGAGACCGTTCCGGTGCTGGACGAACGCGGGCACAGCCAGCTCGCCGAGGTGGAACGCGACTGCGAGGTGGACGTTGCCCTGCGCTGGGGGATCGGCTACGACAGCACCGTGCGGAGCTTCGTCAACATCATCTCCACCCCCAAGGGCGGAACCCACCAGTCGGGTTTCGAGCAGGCCCTGGTCAAGACGTTCCGCAAGGCCGTGGAAACCAATGCCCGCAAGCTCAAGGCCGGCAACGACAAAATTGAAAAGGACGACATCTTCGCGGGCCTGACTGCTGTCCTGACGGTACGGCTGGCCGAGCCGCAGTTCGAGGGCCAGACAAAGGAGATCCTCGGCACCTCGGCCGTCCGCGCGATCGTGGCCAAGGTGGTGGAGCGCGAAATCACGGCCAAGCTCGGCTCGGCGAACAGGAACGACAAGGCCCAGTCCGCGCTCCTGCTGGAAAAAATCGTCAGCGAGATGAAATCGCGCATCTCGGCGCGCGTGCACAAGGAAACCCAGCGGCGCAAGAACGCCCTGGAAACTTCCTCCATGCCCACCAAGCTGGCTGACTGCCGGACGGACGACGTCGGACGTTCTGAACTGTTCATCGTGGAAGGCGACTCGGCGCTGGGAACCGCCAAGCTGGCCAGGTCCTCCGACTTCCAGGCCCTGCTGCCCATCCGCGGCAAGATCCTCAACGTGCAGAAGGCCTCGGTGGGGGACATGCTCTCCAACGCCGAATGCGCAGCCCTCATCCAGGTGGTGGGCGCTGGCTCCGGCCGCAGCTTCGACATCAGCGCCGCCCGCTACGGCAAGGTGATCCTGATGACGGACGCCGACGTTGACGGCGCCCACATCCGCACGCTGCTCCTGACGCTCTTCTTCCGCTACATGCGCCCCATGATCGAAGAGGGCCGCGTCTTCGCCGCGGTCCCGCCCCTCCACCGCGTGGAGGTCATCAACGCCGGCCAGAAGGCCAACGAGATGATCTATACCTACTCGGAGGCGGAGCTCCACGTCCTCCTGGCCCGGCTGGCCAAGGAAGGCAAACGGTACAAGGAGCCCATCCAGCGCTACAAGGGCCTGGGCGAGATGGATGCCGAGCAGTTGGCCGAGACCACCATGGACCCGCGGCACCGCACCCTGCGCAAGGTGGGCATCGAGAACGCCAAGCAGGCAGAGGAGATCTTCGACCTGCTGATGGGCTCCGACGTGTCCCCGCGCAAGGACTTCATCATTGCCGGCGCGTCCAGCCTGGACCGGGAACGCATCGACGCCTGA
- a CDS encoding M56 family metallopeptidase, translating to MFWASYLLAVLAIVLAWPVPILLSRAKWPARSPFTAMLLWQAIALAGGLSMIGAMLVYGLEPVGDNLISGLRALAGMVLFNAPTTALGFWHIFALSAAALLTAHLVFTLLLTYYKIERQRRRHRELLALLASPSAEGTGTLVISHDSPVAYCLPGGARSVTVLSDGLMAALEPAELRAVLIHENAHLSQRHHLLLWAFAAWRQALPWLPTTRLAQESVNSLIEMLADDVALKTESKATLIKAIAIVASGSAGNAGGAELHPGASSLALPGLETAAGTSYPDPARTTATRVSRLLSPQPELPAPVRHMVMAGSVLLLALPTALLVVPGLLG from the coding sequence ATGTTCTGGGCCTCGTACCTGCTGGCGGTCCTTGCGATAGTCCTGGCGTGGCCGGTGCCTATCCTCCTCTCGCGGGCGAAGTGGCCCGCCCGCTCGCCGTTCACCGCCATGCTCCTGTGGCAGGCGATCGCCCTGGCCGGCGGCCTGTCGATGATCGGCGCCATGCTGGTCTACGGCCTGGAGCCTGTCGGGGACAACCTGATTTCAGGGCTCCGGGCCTTGGCCGGAATGGTGCTCTTTAATGCCCCCACCACAGCCTTGGGGTTCTGGCACATCTTTGCCCTCTCCGCCGCCGCGTTGCTCACCGCCCACCTGGTGTTCACGCTGCTGCTGACGTACTACAAGATCGAGCGCCAGCGGCGGCGGCACCGCGAACTGCTTGCCCTCCTGGCTTCGCCGTCCGCTGAGGGAACAGGAACGCTCGTTATCAGCCACGACTCCCCCGTGGCCTACTGCCTTCCCGGCGGCGCCCGTTCTGTGACGGTCCTCTCGGACGGCCTGATGGCGGCGCTTGAACCGGCCGAACTCCGGGCGGTCCTGATCCATGAGAACGCGCACCTGAGCCAACGGCACCACCTGCTGCTGTGGGCCTTTGCTGCCTGGCGCCAGGCCCTGCCGTGGCTGCCCACCACCCGCCTTGCCCAGGAGTCGGTAAATTCGCTGATTGAAATGCTGGCCGACGACGTCGCACTGAAAACCGAGAGCAAGGCCACCCTGATCAAGGCAATCGCCATCGTGGCCAGCGGCTCGGCCGGGAACGCCGGCGGAGCGGAACTCCATCCCGGAGCGTCCAGCCTGGCACTGCCCGGCCTCGAAACGGCCGCCGGCACGTCCTACCCGGACCCGGCCCGCACCACGGCCACCCGGGTCAGCAGGCTGCTTTCACCCCAGCCTGAGCTCCCGGCGCCGGTCCGGCACATGGTGATGGCCGGCTCCGTGCTGCTGCTCGCGCTGCCCACCGCCCTGCTGGTGGTGCCCGGCCTGCTGGGCTGA
- a CDS encoding BlaI/MecI/CopY family transcriptional regulator — MASLGELERAVMDLLWAGQEAATANTLRDRLAQTSAGQDGTAGHEGKELAVTTVLTVLSRLEKKGLVERERGTRPHRYQAVSSREDHTAELMHEVLGSAPDREAVLARFIGSVSEGEAETLRKLLGHL; from the coding sequence ATGGCTAGTCTTGGTGAACTGGAACGGGCAGTGATGGATCTGCTCTGGGCGGGCCAGGAAGCAGCCACCGCGAATACCCTGCGGGACCGGCTGGCACAGACCTCTGCCGGACAGGACGGCACGGCAGGCCACGAAGGCAAGGAACTTGCCGTCACCACCGTTCTCACCGTGCTGTCCCGGCTGGAGAAGAAGGGCCTGGTGGAACGCGAACGCGGCACCCGTCCGCACCGCTACCAGGCAGTATCCAGCCGCGAGGACCACACCGCTGAGCTGATGCATGAGGTGCTGGGATCAGCGCCGGACCGCGAGGCCGTGCTGGCACGCTTCATCGGGTCCGTGTCCGAGGGCGAGGCCGAGACGCTGCGCAAACTGCTTGGCCACCTGTAA